In Syntrophorhabdales bacterium, a single genomic region encodes these proteins:
- a CDS encoding FadR/GntR family transcriptional regulator produces MNGLKPVKSPKITDLIVEQIREMILAGKIKPSEKLPAERELGIQFRASRIAVREALKSLEAAGLVTVRQGLGAFVAETDSRTMSASLYSILRIQNVSITELEEARVVFEPTIARLAAKQITQQDIDLLQENIDKTESLLTSHASATALNLEFHSLVAAATHNKVVELTMRTMLEVATEMTIETSKHFEERLKISQQAVKDHRDILKALRRKDPDEAYKSMLKDVVRVQRGLRHTISGEQSS; encoded by the coding sequence ATGAACGGTCTGAAACCCGTTAAGAGCCCGAAAATCACGGATCTTATCGTTGAACAGATTCGAGAGATGATACTCGCGGGGAAAATCAAGCCGTCCGAAAAACTGCCGGCAGAGCGAGAACTGGGGATACAGTTTAGGGCGAGCAGGATCGCCGTGCGGGAAGCGCTGAAGAGTCTGGAGGCTGCGGGGCTTGTCACGGTCAGGCAGGGATTGGGCGCTTTCGTCGCTGAAACCGATTCGAGAACTATGAGTGCTTCTCTTTACTCCATCCTGCGGATCCAAAACGTCTCGATTACCGAACTGGAAGAAGCGCGGGTAGTTTTTGAACCTACGATCGCTCGGCTGGCCGCCAAGCAGATCACGCAGCAGGATATCGATCTTCTTCAAGAGAACATTGACAAGACTGAATCCCTGCTCACCTCTCATGCGAGCGCAACCGCCCTGAACCTCGAATTCCACTCCCTGGTGGCAGCAGCAACTCACAACAAGGTAGTAGAGCTCACGATGAGAACCATGCTTGAAGTTGCCACTGAAATGACCATCGAAACATCCAAACATTTCGAGGAGAGACTAAAAATTTCACAGCAGGCAGTCAAGGACCACAGGGATATCTTAAAGGCGCTGAGACGAAAAGATCCTGACGAGGCATACAAGTCGATGCTCAAGGACGTTGTCAGGGTTCAGCGCGGTTTGAGGCATACCATCTCTGGCGAACAATCCAGCTGA
- a CDS encoding UbiD family decarboxylase, with protein MVVWNDLRGWLSEVEKIGELVKINEPTDWDEEISGLTYLVGKKQGGPALLFDNIKGYPQGHRVLSNVLGSSLNRIALALGLPLNQPMLEMIRATKDIYKNRIPPKIVDSKTAPVNENIVSGDDVDITKFPAPKMWPHDGGRYIGTADVVITKDPESGFLNLGTYRQMIMNEKQVGFYVSPGKDALLHREKWWQQGKPCEVIAAYGIDPAMFICGAMGFAKNVSEYEAIGGIMGRPVEVCKGIATDLFYPANAEIVIEGISYPDKLKEEGPFGEFQGYYGRPGGPTPVIDIKAIHYRNNPILTSALMADHPSCEQNLFFGIARSAKIWDDLQTMGIPGIQGVYSVPCSGGGFGMVCVSIEQRYPGHAAQTLAIAAQCSGAAYYTKWVVVVDEDVDPTDIEQVIWAMSTRCDPEADIDLLRQTWSTYLDPTKNPPEERIYGSKALINACKQHKFLKTFSKRTRLTKATYEKVQKNWNKYGLPFDVPVIQTFEPDM; from the coding sequence ATGGTGGTGTGGAACGATCTAAGAGGTTGGCTGTCAGAAGTTGAGAAGATCGGCGAACTCGTCAAGATCAATGAGCCTACCGACTGGGATGAGGAGATTTCAGGACTGACCTATCTCGTCGGAAAGAAACAGGGCGGGCCTGCGCTGCTCTTCGACAATATAAAAGGCTATCCACAAGGTCATCGCGTCCTGTCCAATGTTCTCGGATCGAGCCTTAACAGAATCGCCCTTGCGCTGGGACTTCCGCTCAACCAGCCAATGCTCGAAATGATCAGGGCGACCAAGGACATCTACAAGAACAGGATCCCGCCGAAGATCGTTGATTCCAAGACTGCACCGGTGAACGAAAACATCGTAAGCGGAGACGACGTCGACATTACGAAGTTTCCCGCTCCAAAAATGTGGCCCCATGACGGGGGCCGGTACATCGGGACCGCAGATGTCGTTATCACGAAGGACCCGGAGAGCGGTTTCCTCAACCTGGGCACCTACAGGCAGATGATCATGAATGAGAAACAGGTGGGCTTTTACGTCTCTCCCGGAAAAGACGCCCTCCTGCATCGTGAAAAGTGGTGGCAGCAGGGGAAGCCCTGCGAGGTGATCGCTGCGTACGGCATCGACCCGGCGATGTTTATCTGCGGTGCAATGGGCTTTGCGAAGAACGTTTCTGAATACGAGGCGATAGGCGGCATCATGGGACGGCCCGTGGAAGTATGCAAAGGCATCGCTACGGATCTCTTTTATCCAGCCAACGCCGAGATCGTGATCGAAGGAATTTCCTACCCCGATAAGCTGAAGGAAGAGGGGCCGTTCGGGGAGTTTCAGGGATACTACGGTAGACCGGGCGGGCCGACGCCAGTGATCGACATCAAGGCGATACATTACAGGAATAACCCGATCCTGACCTCCGCGCTTATGGCCGATCACCCTTCCTGCGAGCAGAACCTCTTTTTCGGTATCGCCCGCTCAGCCAAGATCTGGGACGACCTCCAGACGATGGGCATACCGGGTATACAGGGCGTCTATTCCGTGCCGTGCTCGGGTGGCGGGTTCGGGATGGTATGTGTCTCCATCGAGCAGCGGTATCCAGGACACGCTGCACAGACTCTTGCCATTGCAGCGCAGTGCTCTGGCGCAGCATACTATACCAAGTGGGTGGTCGTGGTCGATGAGGACGTAGACCCGACCGATATTGAACAAGTAATCTGGGCAATGTCCACGAGATGCGACCCGGAGGCGGATATCGACCTCCTGAGGCAGACATGGTCGACCTATCTCGATCCGACCAAGAACCCGCCGGAAGAAAGGATATATGGGTCAAAGGCGCTCATCAATGCGTGCAAGCAGCACAAGTTCCTCAAGACTTTCTCAAAGAGAACGAGGTTGACGAAAGCCACGTATGAGAAGGTGCAGAAAAACTGGAACAAGTACGGACTGCCGTTCGACGTCCCCGTCATACAGACGTTTGAGCCGGATATGTAA